One window of the Pseudomonas lurida genome contains the following:
- a CDS encoding quinone oxidoreductase family protein — translation MAKRIQFSAHGGPEVLEYVDYTPAEPGPQQVRVRNEAIGLNFIDTYFRSGLYAPPALPSGLGAEGAGVVDAVGSEVTQFKVGDRVAYGSGPLGAYSQLHVLPAANLVHLPDEISYEQAAGAMLKGLTVQYLLRQTYELKGGETILFHAAAGGVGSLACQWAKALGVKLIGTVSSPEKAALAKSLGAWETIDYSKEDVAQRVLELTDGKKVPVVYDGVGKDTWLTSLDSVAPRGLVVSFGNASGAVDGVNLGILAAKGSLYVTRPTLATYANNPQNLQAMADDLFSMIKSGKVRIDINQRYSLADAAKAQTELSGRRTTGSTILLP, via the coding sequence ATGGCAAAACGTATCCAGTTCAGCGCCCATGGCGGCCCCGAAGTGCTTGAGTATGTGGACTACACGCCGGCGGAGCCGGGCCCGCAGCAGGTGCGTGTGCGTAACGAGGCGATCGGCCTGAACTTCATCGACACCTATTTCCGCAGTGGCCTGTACGCGCCGCCCGCGTTGCCATCGGGGTTGGGCGCAGAAGGCGCCGGTGTGGTCGACGCCGTCGGCAGCGAAGTCACCCAATTCAAGGTCGGCGACCGCGTGGCCTATGGCAGCGGCCCGCTGGGTGCCTATAGCCAGCTGCACGTGTTGCCCGCCGCCAACCTGGTGCACCTGCCGGATGAGATCAGCTACGAACAAGCCGCCGGCGCCATGCTCAAGGGCCTGACCGTGCAGTACCTGTTGCGCCAGACCTACGAACTGAAAGGCGGCGAAACCATCCTGTTCCATGCCGCCGCAGGCGGCGTAGGCTCCCTGGCCTGTCAATGGGCCAAGGCGCTGGGCGTCAAGCTGATCGGTACCGTCAGCTCGCCGGAAAAAGCCGCGTTGGCCAAATCCTTAGGAGCCTGGGAAACCATCGACTACAGCAAGGAAGATGTCGCACAGCGCGTGCTGGAATTGACCGACGGCAAAAAAGTCCCGGTGGTGTACGACGGCGTTGGCAAGGACACCTGGCTGACGTCACTGGACAGCGTCGCGCCGCGGGGGCTGGTGGTGAGTTTCGGTAATGCGTCGGGTGCGGTGGACGGGGTGAACCTGGGGATTCTGGCGGCCAAAGGCTCGCTGTACGTCACCCGGCCGACGTTGGCGACCTACGCCAATAACCCGCAGAACCTGCAGGCAATGGCGGATGACCTGTTCTCGATGATCAAGAGCGGTAAGGTGCGCATTGATATCAACCAGCGCTATTCACTGGCGGATGCGGCGAAGGCACAGACCGAGTTGTCCGGGCGGCGCACGACAGGGTCGACCATTCTGTTGCCGTAG
- a CDS encoding DNA-3-methyladenine glycosylase I encodes AEAMSKALKKAGFTFVGPTICYAFMQASGMVMDHTQDCDRYADLVNAG; translated from the coding sequence GGCCGAAGCGATGAGCAAGGCGCTGAAAAAAGCCGGCTTTACCTTCGTCGGGCCGACCATTTGCTACGCCTTCATGCAGGCCTCGGGCATGGTCATGGACCACACTCAGGACTGCGACCGTTACGCGGACTTGGTCAACGCCGGTTAG
- the def gene encoding peptide deformylase, with the protein MAILNILEFPDSRLRTIAKPVAVVDDKVRQLVDDMFETMYEAPGIGLAATQVNVHQRIVVMDLSEDRSEPMVYINPEFEPLTDEMGEYQEGCLSVPEFYENVERPLRVKIKALDRDGKPFELIAEGLLAVCIQHECDHLNGKLFVDYLSTLKRDRIKKKLEKKHRQQA; encoded by the coding sequence ATGGCTATTTTGAACATCCTCGAATTCCCCGACTCGCGCCTGCGCACGATCGCCAAACCGGTGGCCGTAGTGGACGACAAGGTTCGTCAGTTGGTCGATGACATGTTTGAAACAATGTATGAAGCCCCGGGCATCGGCCTCGCCGCGACCCAGGTCAACGTGCATCAGCGCATCGTGGTCATGGACCTGTCGGAAGACCGCAGCGAACCGATGGTGTACATCAACCCCGAGTTCGAACCGCTGACCGACGAGATGGGCGAATACCAGGAAGGTTGCCTGTCGGTGCCGGAGTTCTACGAGAACGTCGAGCGCCCGCTGCGCGTGAAGATCAAGGCCCTGGACCGCGACGGCAAGCCGTTCGAGCTGATTGCCGAAGGCCTGTTGGCAGTGTGCATCCAGCACGAATGCGACCACCTCAATGGCAAGCTGTTTGTCGATTACCTGTCCACGCTCAAGCGCGACCGGATTAAGAAGAAGCTGGAAAAAAAGCATCGCCAGCAAGCTTGA
- the fmt gene encoding methionyl-tRNA formyltransferase encodes MTEPLRIVFAGTPEFAAEHLKALLASPHDIVAVYTQPDRPAGRGQKLMPSPVKQLALEHTIPVLQPPTLRNAEAQAELAALQPDLLVVVAYGLILPQAVLDIPRLGCINSHASLLPRWRGAAPIQRAVEAGDGESGVTVMRMEAGLDTGPMLLKVTTPITAEDTGGSLHDRLAELGPPAVIQAITGLAAGTLQGEVQDDSLATYAHKLNKDEARIDWSRPAVELERLVRAFNPWPICHSSLDGEALKVLAATLADGKGAPGEIIGASKDGLVVACGEQALCLTRLQLPGGKALNFSDLFNSRREKFALGTILGVAAQ; translated from the coding sequence ATGACCGAGCCACTGCGCATTGTTTTTGCCGGTACCCCCGAATTTGCCGCCGAACACCTCAAGGCGCTGCTTGCCAGCCCTCATGACATCGTCGCGGTGTACACCCAGCCGGATCGCCCGGCCGGTCGCGGGCAAAAACTGATGCCGAGCCCGGTCAAACAGTTGGCGCTGGAGCACACTATTCCCGTACTGCAGCCGCCGACCCTGCGTAACGCAGAAGCCCAGGCTGAATTGGCCGCGCTGCAACCGGACTTGCTGGTGGTGGTGGCCTACGGCCTGATCCTGCCCCAGGCGGTGCTGGATATTCCGCGGCTGGGCTGCATCAACAGTCATGCTTCGCTGTTGCCACGCTGGCGCGGTGCTGCGCCGATCCAGCGCGCCGTGGAAGCGGGCGACGGCGAGAGCGGCGTGACCGTGATGCGCATGGAGGCGGGCCTGGACACCGGCCCGATGCTGCTCAAGGTCACCACGCCTATCACCGCCGAAGACACCGGCGGCAGCCTGCACGACCGTCTGGCTGAACTGGGCCCGCCCGCGGTGATCCAGGCCATCACCGGCCTTGCGGCCGGCACCCTGCAAGGTGAAGTCCAGGACGACAGCCTGGCTACCTACGCCCATAAGCTGAACAAAGACGAAGCGCGCATCGACTGGAGCCGTCCCGCCGTGGAGTTGGAACGCCTGGTGCGTGCGTTCAACCCGTGGCCGATCTGCCACAGCAGCCTCGACGGCGAAGCCTTGAAGGTACTCGCCGCGACGTTGGCCGATGGCAAAGGCGCCCCAGGGGAAATCATCGGCGCCAGCAAAGATGGCCTGGTGGTGGCTTGCGGTGAACAGGCACTGTGCCTGACTCGTCTGCAATTGCCCGGCGGCAAGGCTCTGAACTTCAGCGATTTGTTCAACAGCCGTCGTGAGAAATTTGCCCTGGGCACGATCCTTGGGGTGGCCGCTCAATGA
- the hemF gene encoding oxygen-dependent coproporphyrinogen oxidase: MTTRTEAVKAYLLDLQDRICSALETFETDTRFIEDAWTRPAGGGGRTRVIENGSVIEKGGVNFSHVFGSGLPPSASAHRPELAGRGFEALGVSLVIHPHNPHVPTSHANVRFFIAEKEGEEPVWWFGGGFDLTPYYGNEEDCVHWHRVAEQACAPFGPDVYSRYKAWCDTYFHIKHRNEPRGIGGLFFDDLNEWGFDTCFAFIRAIGDAYIDAYLPIVQRRKALAYTEQQREFQEFRRGRYVEFNLVYDRGTLFGLQSGGRTESILMSLPPQVRWNYDWKAQPGSEEARLTDYFLQDRDWLGIAAPKAAV; encoded by the coding sequence ATGACTACCCGCACCGAGGCTGTAAAGGCCTACCTGCTAGACCTGCAAGACCGCATTTGCAGCGCCCTGGAAACCTTCGAGACGGACACTCGCTTTATCGAAGACGCCTGGACCCGGCCTGCCGGCGGCGGTGGTCGCACCCGTGTAATCGAGAACGGTTCGGTGATCGAAAAAGGCGGCGTTAACTTTTCCCACGTGTTTGGTAGCGGCCTGCCACCGTCCGCCAGCGCGCATCGACCTGAACTGGCCGGTCGAGGCTTTGAAGCCCTGGGCGTGTCGCTGGTGATCCATCCGCATAACCCACATGTGCCGACTTCCCACGCCAACGTGCGGTTTTTCATCGCCGAGAAAGAGGGTGAAGAACCGGTATGGTGGTTCGGTGGTGGCTTCGACCTCACGCCTTACTACGGCAACGAAGAAGACTGCGTCCACTGGCACCGCGTGGCCGAGCAGGCCTGTGCGCCGTTCGGTCCGGATGTGTATTCGCGCTACAAGGCGTGGTGTGACACCTACTTCCATATCAAGCACCGCAACGAACCGCGCGGTATCGGCGGCCTGTTCTTCGATGACTTGAACGAGTGGGGCTTCGACACCTGCTTCGCCTTCATCCGGGCCATCGGCGACGCTTACATCGACGCCTACTTGCCGATCGTGCAGCGCCGCAAGGCTCTCGCCTACACCGAGCAACAGCGCGAATTCCAGGAATTCCGTCGCGGTCGCTACGTTGAATTCAACCTGGTCTATGACCGTGGCACCCTGTTCGGCTTGCAGTCGGGTGGGCGCACCGAGTCGATCCTGATGTCGCTGCCGCCGCAAGTGCGCTGGAACTACGACTGGAAGGCCCAGCCCGGCAGCGAAGAGGCGCGTCTTACCGACTACTTCCTGCAAGACCGCGACTGGCTCGGCATCGCCGCGCCCAAGGCGGCTGTCTGA
- a CDS encoding tetratricopeptide repeat protein, which produces MLESLEKMLAKGVDNALLRFGLGKGYLDAKDNSKAAEHLQKCVEFDPKYSAAWKLLGKAHHAQGDSAAARQAWEKGIEAAQAHGDKQAEKEMAVFLKNSIANLEPAPTLDLHGS; this is translated from the coding sequence ATGCTTGAGTCACTGGAGAAAATGCTCGCCAAGGGTGTGGATAACGCGCTGCTGCGTTTTGGTTTGGGCAAGGGTTACCTGGACGCGAAGGACAACAGCAAGGCAGCGGAGCATCTGCAGAAATGCGTCGAGTTCGATCCGAAGTATTCGGCGGCGTGGAAGCTGTTGGGTAAGGCGCACCACGCTCAAGGCGATAGCGCGGCAGCCCGACAAGCCTGGGAGAAGGGCATCGAAGCGGCACAAGCCCATGGCGACAAGCAGGCCGAGAAAGAGATGGCGGTGTTCCTGAAGAACTCGATCGCCAACCTTGAGCCAGCTCCCACATTAGATCTGCATGGGTCTTGA
- a CDS encoding SulP family inorganic anion transporter yields the protein MPRPNRQSLFPFLAWLPRQTRASVGRDALVGLSGAVLALPQSIAYALIAGLPPEYGLYAAIIPVLIACLWGSSWHLICGPTAAISIVLYASVSPLAVPGSQDYITLILLLTFLAGVFQWLLGMLRFGALVNFVSHSVVLGFTLGAAVVIALGQLPNLLGLDLPSQATAINSLLALIHHSGEWDHASLALGLGTLLVGALLKYLVPRWPTLLIALALGSVVAWVWPAMFGHVARVSSFVGKLPPFSPLPMDLDMILRLLPSAVAVGMLGLVTSLSIARSLSARSQQLLDANQEVRAQGLSNIVGGFFSGYLSAGSFTRSGLSYEAGACSPLAGVFSALWVAVFAVFGAALIAHIPIPSMAASILLICWGLVDHRGIRALFRVSRAEFVVMGLTCVATLLLELQTAIYAGVLASLFFYLKRTSQPRVQQWREGDEDVLRVGGSIFFGASHYLQVRLQRLQGERVVIEAQQINFIDYSGVEMLHQEARRLKGLGRSLTLRRARPQVVEELRKLEGADKCPIQFED from the coding sequence ATGCCCCGGCCCAACCGCCAATCACTCTTTCCGTTCCTCGCCTGGCTGCCGCGCCAGACCCGTGCCAGCGTCGGCCGTGACGCACTGGTCGGCCTGAGCGGCGCCGTGCTCGCCCTGCCGCAGTCGATCGCCTACGCACTGATTGCCGGCCTGCCTCCCGAATACGGCTTGTATGCCGCGATTATCCCGGTCCTGATCGCTTGCCTCTGGGGATCATCCTGGCACCTGATCTGCGGCCCCACGGCGGCCATTTCCATCGTGCTTTACGCCAGTGTCAGCCCCCTGGCCGTGCCGGGGTCCCAGGACTACATCACCCTGATCCTGCTGCTCACCTTCCTCGCCGGCGTTTTCCAGTGGCTGCTGGGCATGCTGCGCTTTGGCGCGCTGGTGAATTTTGTCTCTCACTCGGTGGTGCTCGGTTTCACCCTGGGTGCCGCCGTGGTGATTGCCCTGGGGCAGTTGCCCAACCTGCTGGGTTTGGATTTACCCAGCCAGGCTACGGCGATCAATAGCCTGCTGGCACTGATCCACCACAGCGGCGAATGGGACCATGCGTCCCTCGCCCTTGGGCTGGGCACGTTGCTGGTGGGCGCGCTACTCAAGTACCTGGTACCCCGCTGGCCAACGCTGTTGATTGCACTGGCACTGGGCAGCGTGGTCGCATGGGTGTGGCCGGCAATGTTCGGGCATGTGGCGCGGGTCAGTTCATTTGTTGGCAAACTGCCGCCGTTCAGCCCCTTGCCGATGGACCTGGACATGATTCTTCGCCTGCTGCCCAGCGCCGTGGCAGTGGGCATGCTCGGGCTGGTCACCAGCCTGTCGATCGCCCGCTCGCTGTCGGCCCGTTCACAGCAATTGCTCGATGCCAACCAAGAAGTACGCGCGCAGGGTTTATCCAATATCGTTGGCGGATTTTTCTCCGGCTACTTGTCAGCCGGGTCCTTTACTCGCTCCGGCCTCAGCTATGAGGCCGGCGCCTGCTCGCCATTGGCCGGCGTGTTTTCCGCGCTGTGGGTGGCGGTGTTCGCGGTGTTTGGGGCGGCGCTGATCGCACACATCCCGATCCCGAGCATGGCCGCGAGCATCCTGCTGATTTGCTGGGGCCTGGTGGACCATCGCGGCATTCGTGCGTTGTTCCGTGTCAGCCGCGCCGAGTTTGTGGTGATGGGCCTGACGTGCGTGGCCACCTTGCTGCTGGAGCTGCAGACGGCAATTTATGCCGGGGTGCTGGCGTCACTGTTTTTCTACCTCAAGCGCACCTCGCAACCCCGGGTGCAGCAGTGGCGTGAGGGAGACGAAGATGTGCTGCGGGTGGGTGGCTCGATCTTTTTCGGCGCCAGCCATTACCTGCAAGTACGCCTGCAACGTTTGCAGGGCGAACGGGTGGTGATCGAGGCGCAGCAGATTAACTTTATCGACTATTCCGGGGTGGAGATGCTGCATCAGGAAGCGCGGCGCCTGAAGGGCTTGGGACGCAGCCTGACGTTGCGCAGGGCCAGGCCGCAGGTGGTGGAGGAGTTGAGGAAACTGGAAGGGGCCGACAAGTGCCCCATCCAGTTCGAAGACTAA
- a CDS encoding peptidoglycan-binding protein has product MRKSLLVLLLWAPFAMALLPQPVQRLDQPTQHAIQRFLLHNRLLDSPQDLDNAPYIVAADAGRVLGANGERVHARGNLDPSQPDYAIFRRGKVYTDPHTQELLGINADDIGTARFVVAGDLTTLAVQRITQEVRPGDRLLRVQSPVDPTTFGDTPAAAFVEGQIIDIPKGVTQIGVLDAVTLNKGRRDGLVEGQRLSVIKTGATVRDIFTAAPVKLPDEHAGVLLVFRTYEKLSYALVLSASRPLAVMDRFETAHQTQ; this is encoded by the coding sequence ATGAGGAAATCGCTACTCGTCTTGCTGCTGTGGGCCCCGTTCGCGATGGCCCTGCTGCCGCAGCCCGTCCAGCGACTGGATCAGCCGACGCAACACGCTATCCAGCGGTTTTTACTGCATAACCGCCTGCTTGATTCGCCCCAGGATCTGGACAACGCCCCGTACATTGTCGCCGCCGATGCAGGACGCGTGCTGGGTGCCAATGGCGAGCGGGTGCATGCCCGAGGCAACTTGGACCCTTCCCAGCCCGATTACGCAATCTTCCGACGGGGTAAGGTCTACACCGACCCCCACACCCAGGAACTGCTGGGCATCAATGCCGACGACATTGGCACTGCGCGATTTGTCGTGGCCGGTGACCTGACGACCCTGGCCGTACAGCGGATCACCCAGGAGGTACGTCCCGGCGACCGCCTGCTGCGCGTGCAGTCTCCCGTCGACCCGACGACCTTTGGAGACACGCCGGCAGCGGCTTTTGTCGAAGGGCAAATCATCGATATCCCCAAAGGCGTCACTCAGATCGGCGTACTCGATGCAGTCACCCTGAACAAAGGCCGTCGCGACGGCCTGGTCGAAGGCCAACGCCTCAGTGTGATCAAGACTGGCGCTACCGTGCGCGACATCTTCACCGCAGCCCCGGTGAAGCTTCCCGATGAACACGCCGGCGTCCTACTGGTGTTTCGCACCTACGAAAAGCTCAGTTACGCCCTTGTGCTCAGTGCCTCACGACCGTTGGCGGTGATGGACCGATTCGAGACTGCCCACCAAACACAATAA
- a CDS encoding L-threonylcarbamoyladenylate synthase: MVNRWRVLETAREIRAGAVIAYPTEAVWGLGCDPWNEEAVDRLLAIKNRSVDKGLILVADNIRQFDFLFEDFPQDWIDRMASTWPGPNTWLVPHQDMLPEWVTGVHDTVALRVTDHPLVRDLCSLVGPLISTSANPQGRPAARSRIRVEQYFRGQVDLVLGGALGGRKNPSLIRDLVTGEVVRPS, translated from the coding sequence ATGGTCAACCGGTGGCGTGTGCTGGAAACCGCACGAGAAATTCGCGCAGGCGCGGTGATTGCCTACCCAACCGAGGCAGTTTGGGGCTTGGGCTGCGACCCGTGGAACGAAGAAGCAGTGGACCGTTTGCTCGCCATCAAGAACCGTTCGGTGGACAAGGGCCTGATCCTGGTGGCGGACAACATCCGTCAGTTCGACTTCCTGTTCGAAGATTTCCCGCAGGATTGGATCGACCGCATGGCCAGCACCTGGCCGGGCCCGAACACCTGGCTGGTGCCTCATCAGGACATGCTGCCGGAATGGGTAACGGGTGTTCACGACACCGTGGCGCTGCGGGTAACCGATCATCCACTGGTGCGCGACTTGTGCTCGCTGGTGGGGCCGTTGATTTCCACGTCGGCCAACCCCCAGGGACGTCCGGCGGCGCGCTCGCGGATTCGCGTGGAGCAATACTTCCGTGGCCAGGTAGACCTGGTATTGGGTGGCGCCCTGGGTGGGCGCAAGAACCCGAGCCTGATTCGCGATCTGGTGACGGGCGAGGTGGTGCGGCCTTCCTGA
- the choX gene encoding choline ABC transporter substrate-binding protein, which produces MQKLTVVLGILALSSVNVYADTSCETVKMADPGWSDIAATNAITGFLLTGMGYKAKVDTLAVPITFGGLKDGQVDVFLGNWMPAQQGFYDKFVANGDVVQLAKNLDGTEFTLAVPDYVWDAGVHDFADLNTFADKFDKKIYGIGSGAPANISLQEIIKKNDFDLGQWKLIESSEQAMLAEVSRAVKKQKFVTFLGWTPHPMNVQLKMHYLKGGEKYFGDTGSVYTLTRKGYAQACPNVGKLLTNLSFTQEMENSIMAEVANKKVSNADAAKAWLKANPAVLDKWLDGVKTVDGKGALAAVKAKL; this is translated from the coding sequence ATGCAAAAGTTGACTGTGGTATTGGGCATCCTGGCGCTGAGCAGCGTCAACGTGTACGCGGATACCAGCTGCGAAACGGTAAAGATGGCCGATCCAGGCTGGAGCGATATCGCGGCCACCAATGCCATCACCGGTTTCCTGCTGACGGGCATGGGCTACAAGGCCAAGGTCGACACCCTCGCGGTGCCGATCACCTTCGGCGGGCTCAAGGATGGCCAGGTGGATGTGTTCCTGGGCAACTGGATGCCGGCACAGCAGGGCTTCTACGACAAGTTCGTGGCCAATGGCGATGTGGTGCAACTGGCGAAAAACCTCGACGGCACCGAGTTCACCCTCGCCGTGCCCGACTACGTGTGGGACGCCGGTGTGCATGACTTTGCTGACCTGAACACGTTTGCCGACAAGTTCGACAAGAAGATCTACGGCATTGGCTCCGGCGCGCCGGCGAATATCTCGTTGCAAGAGATCATCAAGAAAAACGACTTCGACCTCGGCCAATGGAAGCTGATCGAGTCCAGCGAACAGGCGATGCTGGCCGAAGTGTCGCGAGCGGTGAAGAAGCAGAAATTCGTGACCTTCCTCGGCTGGACGCCGCACCCGATGAACGTGCAATTGAAAATGCATTACCTCAAGGGCGGCGAGAAATACTTTGGTGACACCGGCAGCGTGTATACCTTGACCCGCAAGGGCTATGCGCAGGCCTGCCCAAATGTCGGAAAATTGCTGACCAACCTGAGTTTTACCCAGGAGATGGAGAACAGCATCATGGCCGAGGTGGCCAATAAAAAGGTCAGCAACGCCGATGCGGCCAAGGCGTGGCTAAAGGCGAATCCGGCAGTGTTGGACAAGTGGCTGGACGGCGTGAAAACCGTGGATGGCAAGGGTGCGCTGGCCGCTGTAAAAGCCAAACTCTGA
- the dprA gene encoding DNA-processing protein DprA → MNPINCHEISPSELEARLRLHRLPELGPKRFRLLIEAFGSASKALSAPASAWRSLGVPAISADARRSHEVREGARSALAWLACPGQHLLMWDQPEYPALLAQIDDAPPLLFVAGDPLILEKPQLAMVGSRRATRPGMDTAAAFSRSLASAGFVITSGLALGIDGAAHQAALDVGGQTIGVLGTGLENFYPQRHTRLAAAMIDQGSAVVSEFPLDAPPQAGNFPRRNRIISGLSLGVLVVEASMASGSLITAKLAAEQGREVYAIPGSIHHPGAKGCHQLIRDGAVLVETIEHILEGLRGWQALSRPTPMPVVHPLVALLHAAPHTSEGLAIASGRPLSQVLATLTELELEGQVICESGRWLARC, encoded by the coding sequence ATGAATCCGATAAACTGTCATGAAATATCCCCGTCAGAACTGGAAGCCCGACTACGCTTGCACAGGCTGCCGGAACTGGGTCCCAAGCGCTTTCGCTTGCTGATCGAAGCGTTCGGCTCTGCATCCAAGGCTCTCAGTGCACCCGCCAGTGCCTGGCGTTCACTGGGTGTGCCGGCCATCAGTGCCGACGCCCGTCGCAGCCATGAAGTCCGCGAGGGTGCCCGTTCGGCATTGGCCTGGCTGGCGTGCCCGGGCCAGCATTTGCTGATGTGGGACCAGCCGGAGTACCCCGCGCTGCTCGCCCAGATTGATGACGCGCCACCGCTGTTATTCGTCGCCGGTGACCCCCTGATCCTGGAAAAACCGCAACTGGCGATGGTGGGGAGCCGCCGCGCAACCCGTCCTGGCATGGACACGGCGGCCGCGTTTTCCCGCAGCCTGGCGAGTGCCGGTTTTGTCATCACCAGCGGCCTGGCCTTAGGCATCGACGGCGCAGCTCATCAAGCCGCATTGGACGTGGGCGGCCAGACAATCGGGGTACTCGGCACCGGGCTGGAAAATTTTTATCCACAGCGTCACACACGCCTGGCGGCGGCGATGATTGACCAAGGCAGTGCCGTGGTTTCCGAGTTTCCCCTGGACGCACCGCCCCAGGCCGGCAACTTCCCCAGGCGTAACCGCATCATCAGCGGGTTGTCCCTGGGCGTACTGGTGGTGGAAGCCAGCATGGCCAGTGGTTCGCTGATCACCGCGAAACTGGCGGCCGAGCAAGGCCGCGAGGTGTATGCCATTCCGGGGTCCATTCATCATCCCGGCGCCAAGGGCTGTCACCAGTTGATCCGTGACGGTGCGGTACTGGTGGAAACCATCGAGCACATTCTTGAAGGTTTGCGTGGCTGGCAGGCGCTGTCCCGACCGACGCCGATGCCTGTCGTGCATCCGCTGGTGGCGCTGCTGCACGCGGCGCCCCACACCAGTGAAGGCCTGGCGATTGCCAGCGGGCGGCCGCTGTCCCAGGTGTTGGCGACCCTGACCGAGCTTGAACTCGAAGGCCAGGTCATCTGCGAAAGCGGGCGCTGGCTTGCGCGCTGCTAG
- the aroE gene encoding shikimate dehydrogenase: protein MDRYVVFGNPIGHSKSPLIHRMFAEQTGEQLDYSTLLAPLEDFTGCAREFFQHGRGANVTVPFKEDAYRLANTLTERAQRAGAVNTLSRLADGRLLGDNTDGAGLVRDLTVNAGLKLQGQRILLLGAGGAVRGALEPLLAEQPASLIIANRTVEKAELLAELFDDLGPVSASGFDWLREPVDVIINATSASLSGDVPPIAGSLIDPGKTFCYDMMYAKEPTAFCRWATEQGASVAMDGLGMLVEQAAEAFFLWRGVRPDSAPVLAELRRQLA from the coding sequence ATGGATCGTTACGTCGTCTTCGGCAACCCCATCGGCCACAGCAAGTCGCCGCTGATCCACCGGATGTTCGCCGAGCAAACGGGCGAGCAACTGGACTACAGCACCTTGCTGGCACCGCTGGAGGATTTCACCGGCTGTGCCCGTGAGTTTTTTCAACACGGCCGTGGCGCGAACGTCACGGTGCCGTTCAAGGAAGACGCCTACCGCCTGGCCAACACCCTGACCGAACGCGCCCAACGTGCGGGCGCGGTGAACACCCTGAGCAGGCTGGCCGACGGTAGGCTGCTGGGTGATAACACCGACGGCGCCGGCCTGGTGCGTGATCTCACGGTCAATGCCGGGCTGAAACTGCAGGGCCAGCGCATCCTGCTACTGGGTGCCGGCGGTGCGGTACGTGGCGCGCTGGAGCCGCTGCTGGCCGAGCAACCGGCCTCGCTGATCATCGCCAACCGCACCGTAGAAAAAGCCGAGTTGCTCGCCGAGTTGTTCGACGACCTGGGCCCGGTGTCTGCCAGCGGTTTCGACTGGCTGCGTGAGCCGGTGGACGTGATCATCAACGCCACGTCCGCAAGCTTGTCAGGCGATGTACCGCCGATTGCCGGCAGCCTGATCGATCCGGGCAAGACCTTTTGCTACGACATGATGTACGCCAAGGAGCCGACCGCGTTCTGCCGCTGGGCGACCGAACAGGGCGCGTCCGTGGCCATGGATGGCTTGGGCATGTTGGTGGAACAGGCGGCGGAAGCGTTCTTCCTGTGGCGCGGCGTGCGCCCGGATTCGGCGCCGGTGCTGGCCGAGTTGCGCCGGCAGTTGGCCTGA